A region from the Nocardioides coralli genome encodes:
- a CDS encoding glycosyltransferase family 4 protein: MRVLQLHNHHASLGGAMEVLAHEARLLTGGGHEVEEFALPAAQDLGLSSVRAGAKAVWNVEAARETRRRIRRFRPDVVHVHTPFPLMSPSVFRAAAAEGVPAVTTLHSYRWVCAVGTCVRDDRICEDCVGSRLKLPGIRHGCYHDSRAATAALTLGLVVHRAVGTTHRDVTRYLALTDFMRRLMVRDGYPEDRVVVKPNSVPDPGPTVGRTGSNEVFCAARLIEIKGIRTLLEAWRLADPGLRLVIAGDGPLRGLVEEAAAADPRIEYLGWLDEEEVTARMRRALAVVVPSEWYEGQPLVILRSLAVGTPLLVSDLDNLGEDVRRHGTGWTFRTRDAASLADQLRALSARPERAEALRGRARETYERHFSPGVDLQRLEAVYAEVVAPRAAEGAHA; the protein is encoded by the coding sequence ATGAGGGTCCTGCAGCTCCACAACCACCACGCCTCGCTCGGCGGCGCGATGGAGGTGCTGGCCCACGAGGCGCGGCTGCTCACCGGCGGTGGGCACGAGGTCGAGGAGTTCGCGCTGCCGGCCGCCCAGGACCTGGGGCTGTCGTCGGTGCGGGCCGGGGCGAAGGCGGTCTGGAACGTCGAGGCGGCCCGCGAGACGCGCCGGCGGATCCGGCGGTTCCGGCCGGACGTCGTGCACGTGCACACGCCGTTCCCGCTGATGTCGCCCTCGGTGTTCCGGGCGGCCGCGGCCGAGGGTGTGCCGGCCGTGACGACGCTCCACAGCTATCGCTGGGTGTGCGCGGTCGGTACCTGCGTGCGCGACGACCGGATCTGCGAGGACTGCGTGGGATCGCGGTTGAAGCTCCCGGGCATCCGGCACGGCTGCTACCACGACAGCCGCGCGGCCACGGCGGCGCTGACGCTGGGCCTGGTGGTGCACCGCGCCGTGGGCACCACCCACCGCGACGTCACCCGCTACCTTGCCCTCACGGACTTCATGCGGCGGCTGATGGTGCGGGACGGCTACCCCGAGGACCGGGTGGTGGTGAAGCCCAACTCCGTGCCGGACCCCGGTCCGACCGTGGGCCGGACGGGCAGCAACGAGGTCTTCTGCGCGGCCCGGCTGATCGAGATCAAGGGCATCCGGACCCTGCTGGAGGCCTGGCGGCTGGCCGACCCGGGGCTGCGGCTCGTGATCGCCGGGGACGGGCCGTTGCGCGGCCTCGTGGAGGAGGCCGCGGCCGCCGACCCCCGGATCGAGTACCTCGGGTGGCTCGACGAGGAGGAGGTCACGGCGCGGATGCGCCGGGCGCTGGCGGTCGTCGTCCCCTCGGAGTGGTACGAGGGGCAGCCGCTGGTGATCCTGCGGAGCCTCGCCGTGGGGACACCGCTGCTGGTCTCGGACCTGGACAACCTCGGGGAGGACGTGCGGCGCCACGGCACCGGCTGGACCTTCCGCACGCGCGACGCGGCCAGCCTCGCCGACCAGCTGCGGGCCCTCTCCGCCCGCCCCGAGCGCGCCGAGGCGCTGCGCGGACGCGCCCGGGAGACCTACGAGCGCCACTTCTCGCCGGGCGTGGACCTGCAGCGCCTCGAGGCGGTGTACGCCGAGGTGGTCGCACCGCGAGCGGCCGAGGGCGCCCACGCCTGA
- a CDS encoding glycosyltransferase family 4 protein: MSRLRTAGLPATTLVSRLRPVWPEPTDLRTRHVGRGGGTPYLVLPSMRRPTLLVPAHDRATATAIRRSDEGQRSRLGQRALAWWQRHGLLRLLPVGRVVVDDPDSSAVVSFVRECVPEARSVVVRLGRPRPGRAVVLHAIGDDGRSLAFAKCASGDAGTTLRREWEELRRLGPHPAPGVRAPRVLGFEEVDDQSVLVLEALVPTRGSDGAGVPVEAMRSLAARAGMQREALYRTDAVIRLRAGIAAVTHAGSRAWLEAALDRMLADLGDVVVETGSWHGDWVAWNMARDGEEVLLWDWEHHETGVPLGMDHLHHVAQRMRMRSGTSPDVEDRWVEEALRLLHDDWAVMGDAAEATIRCYLLTVNLRFVTDRQDHPGSPVLRDGWSRSLVERHDAAWADERATAYAALGTATDRDWQVAWRRRRGSRPLRVLHASEVHWGGVVTLLDHFVAEQVRAGHDVHVLAHPDLPDLDPGAHRVPWSVDRDRPGTLVAAQQELRRLVDELRPDVVHLHSWFAGALGRSPLAPLPVPVVYQPHAWSDRLSAGRGQQAAVRASERLFARRTDLLVANCDDELARGRGLGIAVPGRALGVAVDLTRFRPPTRAERAAARAALGIPEGQRLVLVLGRLTRQKGQDLLVPAWRAAPPRETVLALVGPGDPAFVADLAGPELGRSVLVPGGTDDVLPWLWAADVLALPSRYETVALVVAEAMATGLPVVATAVDGAAEVLRGGPGEPAGTVVPVDDAAALVHEVTAVLADELRHARESAAGPRRARTLFDPACVARRLEDAYLVAIARHQTARNPRGTR, encoded by the coding sequence GTGAGCAGACTCCGCACGGCCGGCCTCCCGGCCACCACACTGGTCTCACGCCTCCGGCCGGTCTGGCCGGAGCCCACCGACCTGCGCACGCGCCACGTCGGTCGCGGCGGCGGCACGCCCTACCTGGTGCTGCCCTCGATGCGACGCCCGACGCTGCTGGTGCCCGCGCACGACCGCGCGACCGCCACCGCGATCCGGCGTTCCGACGAGGGCCAGCGTTCCAGGCTCGGTCAGCGGGCCCTGGCCTGGTGGCAGCGCCACGGGTTGCTGCGGCTGCTCCCCGTCGGGAGGGTCGTGGTCGACGACCCGGACTCCTCGGCGGTGGTCTCGTTCGTGCGTGAGTGCGTCCCCGAGGCGCGCAGTGTCGTCGTCCGGCTGGGACGCCCGCGTCCCGGGCGGGCGGTGGTCCTCCACGCCATCGGTGACGACGGTCGCTCGCTCGCGTTCGCCAAGTGTGCGTCGGGTGACGCGGGCACGACCCTGCGCCGGGAGTGGGAGGAGCTGAGGCGCCTGGGGCCACACCCGGCACCGGGTGTGCGGGCGCCGCGGGTCCTCGGCTTCGAGGAGGTCGACGACCAGTCTGTGCTCGTGCTCGAGGCGCTCGTGCCGACCCGGGGGTCCGACGGTGCCGGGGTGCCGGTCGAGGCGATGCGTTCCCTCGCGGCCCGGGCGGGGATGCAGCGCGAGGCGCTCTACCGCACGGACGCGGTGATCCGGTTGCGCGCCGGCATCGCCGCCGTCACCCACGCCGGCAGCCGAGCCTGGCTGGAGGCGGCTCTCGACCGGATGCTCGCCGACCTCGGGGACGTCGTGGTCGAGACCGGGTCGTGGCACGGCGACTGGGTCGCCTGGAACATGGCGCGGGACGGCGAGGAGGTGCTGCTCTGGGACTGGGAGCACCACGAGACGGGCGTCCCGCTCGGCATGGACCACCTCCACCACGTCGCCCAGCGGATGCGGATGCGTTCTGGCACCTCCCCGGACGTCGAGGACCGGTGGGTCGAGGAGGCGCTGCGGCTGCTGCACGACGACTGGGCCGTCATGGGGGACGCGGCCGAGGCCACGATCCGCTGCTACCTGCTGACGGTCAACCTGCGCTTCGTCACCGACCGGCAGGACCACCCCGGGAGCCCCGTGCTCCGTGACGGCTGGTCGCGCAGCCTGGTGGAGCGGCACGACGCCGCCTGGGCGGACGAGCGCGCCACGGCGTACGCCGCCCTCGGGACCGCGACCGACCGTGACTGGCAGGTCGCCTGGCGACGTCGCCGCGGCTCACGTCCGCTGCGCGTCCTGCACGCGTCGGAGGTGCACTGGGGCGGTGTGGTCACGCTGCTCGACCACTTCGTCGCCGAGCAGGTCCGCGCCGGCCACGACGTCCACGTCCTCGCACACCCGGACCTGCCCGACCTCGACCCCGGCGCCCACCGCGTGCCCTGGTCGGTCGACCGCGACCGGCCCGGGACCCTCGTGGCCGCACAGCAGGAGCTGCGGCGGCTGGTGGACGAGCTCCGGCCCGACGTCGTCCACCTGCACTCGTGGTTCGCCGGTGCCCTGGGACGCAGCCCGCTGGCGCCGCTGCCGGTCCCCGTGGTCTACCAGCCGCACGCGTGGTCCGACCGGCTGTCGGCGGGTCGTGGACAGCAGGCTGCGGTGCGCGCCTCCGAGCGGCTGTTCGCCCGCCGGACGGACCTGCTGGTCGCCAACTGTGACGACGAGCTGGCACGTGGGCGGGGCCTCGGGATCGCGGTGCCCGGCCGTGCCCTCGGTGTGGCGGTCGACCTCACCCGCTTCCGCCCGCCCACCCGTGCCGAGCGGGCGGCTGCGCGGGCCGCGCTCGGCATCCCCGAGGGTCAACGACTCGTGCTCGTGCTGGGGCGGTTGACGCGTCAGAAGGGCCAGGACCTGCTGGTGCCGGCGTGGCGGGCGGCCCCGCCGCGGGAGACCGTGCTCGCGCTCGTCGGACCGGGTGATCCCGCGTTCGTCGCGGACCTCGCCGGTCCCGAGCTGGGGCGTTCCGTCCTGGTCCCGGGCGGCACCGACGACGTCCTGCCGTGGCTCTGGGCCGCCGACGTCCTCGCCCTGCCGTCGCGGTACGAGACCGTCGCACTGGTGGTGGCGGAGGCGATGGCGACCGGCCTGCCGGTGGTGGCGACGGCCGTGGACGGGGCCGCCGAGGTGCTCCGCGGCGGACCCGGTGAGCCGGCCGGGACCGTGGTCCCGGTCGACGACGCGGCCGCCCTGGTGCACGAGGTCACGGCCGTGCTCGCCGACGAGCTGCGGCACGCGCGTGAGTCGGCGGCTGGGCCGCGGCGGGCGCGCACCCTCTTCGACCCCGCGTGCGTCGCGCGGCGGCTGGAGGACGCCTACCTGGTCGCGATCGCCCGACACCAGACCGCCCGGAACCCGAGGGGAACGCGATGA
- a CDS encoding sulfotransferase family protein → MTDRTVPTFAVIGAARCGTTGLVEGLRTHPEVFVTEPKEPHYFALHRTGAQFTAPGDDHTINRVAVTDREAYLDLYPRQHDYRALGDASVSSLYYHEEALPEILRMNPEMKLVVMLREPVARAWSSHQYMRARGLEPVEDFLDAVSLEEERRRLGWHHIWHFTAMSRYADALEAVHAAVPREQVGVWFHDDLEADYVGTVGSILRFLGVPHHDGEGTGVPRVNVSGQPRFAAVHQAIGWATGHERIRTFVKEHTSYRFRERVRRAVLQSDPVPAEVRDALAPLFVEDLQRVRALLPGPVPAWLQHQEAPA, encoded by the coding sequence ATGACCGACCGGACCGTGCCGACGTTCGCGGTGATCGGGGCTGCCCGGTGCGGGACGACAGGCCTCGTCGAGGGGTTGCGCACGCACCCGGAGGTCTTCGTCACCGAGCCCAAGGAGCCGCACTACTTCGCGCTGCACCGCACGGGTGCGCAGTTCACCGCCCCAGGAGACGACCACACGATCAACCGGGTGGCGGTCACGGACCGCGAGGCCTACCTCGACCTCTACCCCCGGCAGCACGACTACCGCGCCCTGGGCGACGCGTCGGTCTCCTCGCTGTACTACCACGAGGAGGCGCTGCCGGAGATCCTGCGGATGAACCCCGAGATGAAGCTGGTCGTGATGCTGCGCGAGCCGGTCGCCCGCGCGTGGTCGAGCCACCAGTACATGCGGGCGCGCGGGCTGGAGCCGGTCGAGGACTTCCTCGACGCCGTCTCGCTCGAAGAGGAGCGTCGCCGGCTCGGGTGGCACCACATCTGGCACTTCACGGCCATGAGCCGGTACGCCGACGCGCTCGAGGCCGTCCACGCGGCGGTGCCCCGCGAGCAGGTCGGCGTGTGGTTCCACGACGACCTCGAGGCGGACTACGTCGGCACCGTCGGCAGCATCCTGCGGTTCCTCGGCGTACCCCACCACGACGGCGAGGGGACCGGGGTGCCCCGCGTGAACGTGTCCGGCCAGCCGCGCTTCGCGGCGGTCCACCAGGCCATCGGGTGGGCCACCGGCCACGAGCGGATCCGCACCTTCGTCAAGGAGCACACGTCCTACCGGTTCCGGGAACGGGTCCGGCGGGCCGTGCTCCAGTCGGACCCGGTGCCCGCCGAGGTGCGTGACGCCCTCGCGCCGCTGTTCGTCGAGGACCTGCAGCGCGTCCGGGCTCTCCTGCCGGGCCCGGTCCCGGCCTGGCTCCAGCACCAGGAGGCTCCCGCATGA